The Schistocerca gregaria isolate iqSchGreg1 chromosome 1, iqSchGreg1.2, whole genome shotgun sequence genome includes a window with the following:
- the LOC126346910 gene encoding uncharacterized protein LOC126346910 — protein sequence MPSAALTERRSRAVARGPRDPASNSDDDEGGDRGSGQLPAMDPKWKLDRRASGHLFWRRDSAAFPDNASRVKFRYDVQVVEYEDAAAADGQAALLPADEAEEGDVTASDSEESSSSSSGAEGPTLDRSEQRALRRRRRAKAGSRRRLSDTSTAAAASSSVLVCFLCVAVIVITMSYQWLLVE from the coding sequence TGCCTTCCGCGGCGCTGACGGAGCGGCGGTCGCGAGCCGTGGCGCGCGGACCACGTGACCCGGCGTCGAACAGCGACGACGACGAGGGGGGCGACCGCGGCAGTGGCCAGCTGCCCGCCATGGACCCCAAGTGGAAGCTGGACCGGCGCGCCTCGGGGCACCTCTTCTGGCGGCGGGACTCGGCCGCCTTCCCGGACAACGCGTCGCGCGTCAAGTTCCGCTACGACGTGCAGGTGGTGGAGTACGAGGACGCCGCAGCCGCCGACGGCCAGGCGGCTCTCCTGCCGGCCGACGAAGCGGAGGAGGGCGACGTGACGGCCAGCGACTCGGAGGAGAGCTCCTCCTCGTCCTCCGGGGCCGAGGGCCCCACGCTGGACCGCAGCGAGCAGCGGGCGCTGCGGAGGCGGCGGCGCGCCAAAGCCGGCTCCCGGCGCCGCCTCAGCGACacctccaccgccgccgccgcctcctcctccgtgcTCGTCTGCTTCCTCTGCGTCGCCGTCATCGTCATCACCATGTCCTACCAGTGGCTGCTCGTCGAGTGA